The Eubacteriaceae bacterium Marseille-Q4139 genome has a window encoding:
- a CDS encoding DNA topoisomerase III: MKSLVIAEKPSVARDIARVLKCQKSGNGFLEGDKYIVTWGLGHLVTLADPEDYDKKYKEWKLEDLPMLPETFKLEVIRQTAKQYHAVKEQLHRKDVSSVIIATDAGREGELVARLILKKAGNSRPLKRLWISSVTDKAIREGFENLRDGRDYENLYDAAMCRAEADWMVGINATRALTCKYNASLSCGRVQTPTLSMIAKREEQIRQFVPKPYYGLQAKYQGLTFTWQDKESRSTSSFDKSRIESIREAVKNGKAVVTKVQRTPKKTMPPLLYDLTELQRDASKRYDYSAKETLNLMQRLYENHKVLTYPRTDSRYLSADIVPTLKERLKACSVGPYRTIGGRLIRLPIPEKPFFVDDKKVSDHHAIIPTEQFVELSHMTVDERRVYDLVVRRFLAVFYPPYEYEQTSVTVKIGDETFIAHGNAVKEAGWKAVYEADGGDDFFEEEEGTPKESAGQALLSLKEGDTLTGLAFSVTEGKTKPPAHFNEATLLSAMENPAAYMESKDKAMAKTLGETGGLGTVATRADIIEKLFSSFLLEKKGKDILLTSKAKQLLTLVPEDLKKPELTAEWEMKLSKIAKGELKRADFMEDIRAYSEELTGQIKGGEGTFRHENLTNTKCPQCGKRMLLVKGKNREMLVCQDRECGYRETISRTSNARCPVCHKKMELRGKGDGQIFVCRCGYKEKLSAFKARREKEGAGVSKKDVARYLNKQKKEAAEPVNNSLAQMLSGIKLEP, from the coding sequence ATGAAGTCGCTTGTCATAGCAGAAAAGCCGTCCGTGGCCCGGGATATTGCCCGCGTTTTAAAGTGCCAGAAAAGCGGAAACGGCTTTCTTGAGGGAGATAAATACATCGTCACCTGGGGGCTCGGCCATCTCGTGACCCTGGCTGACCCGGAGGATTACGATAAAAAATATAAGGAATGGAAGTTGGAAGACCTGCCGATGCTGCCGGAGACCTTTAAGTTAGAAGTCATCCGCCAGACGGCAAAGCAGTACCATGCCGTAAAGGAACAGCTTCACCGGAAAGACGTTTCGTCGGTCATCATCGCCACTGACGCCGGAAGAGAGGGTGAGCTGGTGGCGCGTCTGATCTTAAAAAAGGCGGGAAATTCCAGGCCGTTAAAAAGACTCTGGATTTCCTCGGTGACGGATAAGGCCATCCGCGAGGGCTTTGAAAACTTAAGGGACGGCCGCGACTATGAAAATCTTTACGACGCGGCCATGTGCCGGGCGGAGGCCGACTGGATGGTGGGAATCAACGCCACCAGGGCGCTGACCTGCAAATACAACGCGAGCCTCTCCTGCGGCCGCGTCCAGACGCCTACGCTTTCCATGATCGCAAAACGGGAGGAACAGATCCGCCAGTTCGTGCCGAAGCCCTATTACGGCCTCCAGGCAAAATATCAGGGGCTTACATTTACCTGGCAGGACAAGGAGAGCAGGAGCACAAGCTCTTTTGATAAAAGCCGGATCGAAAGCATCCGCGAGGCCGTAAAAAACGGGAAAGCCGTCGTGACAAAGGTGCAGCGGACGCCGAAAAAGACCATGCCGCCGCTTCTTTACGACCTGACGGAGCTTCAGAGGGACGCAAGCAAGCGGTATGACTATTCCGCAAAGGAAACCTTAAATCTGATGCAGCGGCTCTATGAAAACCACAAGGTGCTGACGTATCCGCGGACGGATTCCAGGTATTTAAGCGCCGACATTGTGCCCACCTTAAAGGAGCGGCTGAAGGCCTGCTCCGTCGGCCCCTACCGCACCATCGGCGGCCGGCTGATCCGGCTTCCAATCCCGGAAAAGCCGTTTTTCGTGGACGATAAAAAGGTGTCTGACCATCACGCCATCATCCCGACGGAGCAGTTCGTGGAGCTTTCTCATATGACCGTCGATGAACGGCGGGTTTACGACCTTGTGGTGCGCCGGTTCCTGGCGGTTTTCTATCCGCCTTATGAATATGAGCAGACGTCCGTCACCGTGAAAATCGGGGATGAGACATTTATCGCCCATGGAAACGCCGTCAAAGAGGCCGGCTGGAAGGCGGTCTATGAGGCGGACGGCGGAGATGACTTCTTTGAGGAAGAAGAGGGCACGCCGAAGGAGAGCGCGGGACAGGCGCTTTTAAGCCTTAAGGAAGGCGATACGCTTACAGGCCTTGCGTTTTCCGTCACCGAGGGAAAGACGAAGCCTCCGGCCCACTTTAACGAGGCGACGCTGCTTTCCGCCATGGAAAATCCCGCGGCCTACATGGAATCGAAAGATAAGGCCATGGCGAAAACCCTGGGGGAGACCGGGGGCCTCGGCACCGTGGCGACCCGCGCCGACATCATTGAAAAGCTGTTTTCCAGCTTTCTGTTGGAGAAAAAAGGAAAGGATATCCTTTTGACCTCCAAGGCAAAACAGCTCCTTACGCTTGTGCCGGAGGACTTAAAAAAGCCGGAGCTGACGGCAGAGTGGGAGATGAAGCTCTCAAAAATTGCAAAAGGCGAGCTAAAGCGCGCCGATTTCATGGAGGACATCCGCGCCTATTCCGAGGAGCTGACCGGCCAGATCAAAGGCGGCGAGGGCACCTTCCGCCATGAAAACCTGACGAACACCAAATGCCCGCAGTGCGGAAAGCGGATGCTTCTCGTCAAAGGGAAAAACAGAGAAATGCTTGTCTGCCAGGACAGGGAGTGCGGCTACCGGGAAACCATCTCCAGGACGTCCAACGCCCGCTGCCCGGTCTGCCATAAAAAGATGGAGCTTCGAGGCAAGGGCGACGGCCAGATTTTCGTCTGCCGCTGCGGCTACAAGGAAAAGCTTTCTGCCTTTAAAGCGCGCCGGGAAAAGGAAGGCGCCGGCGTATCGAAAAAGGATGTGGCAAGGTATCTGAACAAACAGAAGAAGGAGGCCGCAGAGCCGGTCAACAATTCTCTGGCGCAGATGCTGTCCGGAATCAAACTGGAACCGTAA
- the recG gene encoding ATP-dependent DNA helicase RecG, giving the protein MVQAQPVEILKGVGEKTAGLFLKVGVKTVDDLLHYYPRAYDTYQKPSAIGELKEGEVGVVDGYLKSGATGRHFGSTSIVTVSISDMTGKLRLVWYHMPYLKNTLKADSRYIFRGRVVKKNGVLTMEQPQMFKPEVYAESLGRMQPIYAQTKGLGNKLITSAVEQAVSMREMERDYLPASLRTAHELAEYNFAIEHIHFPKDEAELRFARKRLVYDEFFLFLLAVRRLKEKRQNVKSAYVMERHAMADGLKASLPYRLTAAQERTLGEVWSDLKSGAVMNRLIQGDVGSGKTIIAVLALLAAAENGFQGALMVPTEVLARQHFESVTALFKAHGIEKTAVLVTGSMTAKEKRTAYAAIASHEADIIIGTHALIQEKVVYDRLALVITDEQHRFGVAQREMLGNKGEMPHVLVMSATPIPRTLAIILYGDLDISVIDELPADRLPIKNCVVDTGYRERAYRFIRGEVEKGRQAYVICPMVEESEMIEAENVLDYTKVLKEKLPGIRVEYLHGKMKGKEKNKIMEAFAAGEIKVLVSTTVIEVGVNVPNATVMMIENAERFGLAQLHQLRGRVGRGKEQSYCIMVDASGDKAQNERLAVLNKSNDGFFIASEDLRLRGPGDIFGLRQSGDMEFRLADIYTDAVTLKEVSEDVNRLLSEDENLEKPEHAELNRKLQAYLSESYEKVNL; this is encoded by the coding sequence ATGGTTCAGGCACAGCCGGTAGAAATATTAAAGGGCGTCGGAGAGAAGACGGCCGGCCTGTTTTTGAAGGTGGGCGTAAAGACGGTGGACGATCTGCTCCACTATTATCCGAGGGCCTATGACACGTACCAAAAGCCGTCGGCCATCGGGGAATTAAAGGAGGGGGAAGTCGGCGTCGTGGACGGCTATTTAAAAAGCGGCGCCACTGGCCGGCATTTCGGAAGCACCTCCATCGTCACAGTCTCCATAAGCGATATGACGGGAAAGCTGCGGCTCGTCTGGTACCACATGCCCTATTTAAAAAACACCTTAAAGGCTGACAGCCGCTATATTTTCCGCGGCCGCGTCGTAAAAAAGAACGGCGTCCTCACCATGGAACAGCCCCAGATGTTTAAGCCGGAGGTGTACGCGGAGAGCCTGGGGCGCATGCAGCCCATCTATGCCCAGACGAAAGGCCTTGGAAATAAACTCATCACCTCGGCGGTGGAGCAGGCCGTCTCCATGCGGGAGATGGAGCGGGACTACCTTCCGGCAAGCCTCAGGACGGCTCACGAGCTGGCCGAATATAATTTTGCCATCGAGCACATCCATTTCCCGAAGGACGAGGCCGAGCTCCGCTTTGCCAGAAAGCGGCTTGTTTACGACGAGTTTTTCCTGTTCCTTCTGGCTGTGCGCCGCCTAAAGGAAAAAAGGCAGAACGTAAAAAGCGCCTATGTAATGGAGCGTCACGCCATGGCAGACGGGCTGAAAGCTTCCCTTCCCTACCGGCTCACAGCGGCCCAGGAGCGGACCCTTGGCGAGGTCTGGAGCGATTTAAAAAGCGGCGCCGTCATGAACCGGCTCATCCAGGGCGACGTGGGCTCCGGAAAGACGATCATCGCCGTTTTAGCTCTCCTTGCGGCCGCAGAAAACGGCTTCCAGGGCGCCCTCATGGTGCCGACGGAGGTGCTTGCAAGGCAGCATTTTGAGTCGGTCACGGCGCTTTTTAAAGCCCACGGGATCGAAAAGACGGCCGTCCTTGTAACCGGCTCCATGACGGCAAAGGAAAAGCGGACGGCATACGCCGCCATCGCCTCCCACGAGGCCGACATCATCATCGGCACCCATGCGCTAATCCAGGAAAAGGTTGTCTATGACCGGCTGGCCCTCGTGATTACCGACGAACAGCACCGGTTCGGCGTGGCGCAGCGGGAGATGCTGGGGAACAAAGGGGAAATGCCCCATGTGCTCGTCATGAGCGCGACACCGATTCCGAGGACGCTTGCCATCATCCTGTACGGCGACCTGGATATTTCCGTCATCGACGAGCTGCCGGCCGACCGGCTCCCCATCAAAAACTGCGTCGTGGACACCGGCTACCGGGAGCGCGCCTACCGGTTCATCCGCGGCGAGGTGGAAAAAGGCCGCCAGGCCTACGTCATCTGTCCGATGGTGGAGGAGAGCGAGATGATCGAGGCGGAGAACGTCCTGGATTATACGAAGGTGTTAAAGGAAAAGCTTCCGGGGATACGGGTGGAATACCTGCACGGAAAGATGAAGGGAAAAGAGAAAAACAAAATCATGGAGGCCTTTGCCGCCGGGGAAATTAAAGTGCTTGTTTCGACGACGGTCATCGAGGTGGGTGTCAACGTCCCAAACGCCACGGTCATGATGATTGAAAATGCCGAGCGGTTCGGCCTGGCGCAGCTCCACCAGCTTCGCGGGCGCGTCGGCCGTGGAAAGGAGCAGTCCTACTGCATCATGGTGGACGCCTCCGGCGACAAGGCGCAGAATGAGCGGCTGGCCGTCTTAAACAAGTCAAACGACGGCTTTTTCATCGCCTCCGAGGACTTGCGGCTTCGCGGCCCCGGAGACATTTTCGGGCTGCGCCAGAGCGGCGACATGGAGTTTCGGCTGGCCGATATTTATACGGACGCCGTAACGCTTAAGGAGGTCTCCGAGGACGTGAACCGGCTCCTTTCGGAGGATGAAAACCTGGAAAAACCGGAACACGCGGAGCTTAACAGGAAGCTTCAGGCGTATCTTTCGGAAAGCTATGAAAAGGTGAATTTGTAG
- a CDS encoding DAK2 domain-containing protein encodes MELKSIDAPLLKAAVLAAAKSLEAKKEWINELNVFPVPDGDTGTNMTMTIMAAAKEVTALENPTTESIAKALSSGSLRGARGNSGVILSQLFRGFTKEIKDTDVITVTVLANAFTRGAETAYKAVMKPKEGTILTVARGMAERSVELAAQTDDIIEFLEKVIEQGDYILSQTPEMLPVLKQAGVVDSGGQGLMQVMKGGLDGLLGRGIPFDMEVSSGAQAKAAPTRPELETDDIKFGYCTEFIINTEKPFDEKEEQKFKGYLESIGDSIVVVSDEDVVKVHVHTNHPGLAFEKALTYGSLSRMKIDNMREEHNERLNLSGEKAKPQETKEEPRKKYGFIAVSIGDGLGEIFRGIGADYLIEGGQTMNPSTEDMLNAIDQVNADVIYILPNNKNIILAAEQAKSLVEDKQIFVVPSRTVPQGIAALINFLPDAEPEENMEAMAEEMRRVRTGQITYAVRTTTIDGMEIHEGDIMGIGDSGMLAVGTSVDETAMDTLKKLAEEDSELISIYFGEDVKEEEAEAFAERVREAFPACEVEVNDGGQPIYYYLMSVE; translated from the coding sequence ATGGAGTTAAAATCCATAGATGCCCCGCTGCTTAAAGCTGCGGTTCTGGCGGCAGCAAAAAGCCTGGAGGCAAAAAAAGAATGGATCAATGAATTGAACGTATTCCCGGTTCCGGACGGAGACACCGGCACCAATATGACGATGACGATCATGGCGGCTGCCAAAGAGGTGACAGCCCTGGAAAATCCCACGACGGAGTCCATTGCGAAGGCACTCTCGTCCGGCTCCCTGCGCGGGGCCAGGGGAAACTCCGGCGTCATCCTCTCACAGCTTTTCCGCGGATTCACAAAGGAGATCAAGGACACGGACGTCATCACGGTGACGGTTCTTGCAAATGCCTTCACCCGCGGCGCCGAGACGGCATATAAGGCCGTCATGAAGCCGAAGGAAGGCACGATTTTAACTGTGGCCCGCGGCATGGCGGAGCGGTCGGTGGAGCTGGCGGCACAGACGGACGACATCATCGAATTTCTGGAAAAGGTCATCGAGCAGGGCGACTATATTTTAAGCCAGACCCCGGAAATGCTCCCGGTCTTAAAGCAGGCCGGCGTCGTGGATTCCGGCGGACAGGGCCTTATGCAGGTGATGAAGGGCGGTCTCGACGGGCTTTTAGGCCGCGGCATCCCCTTTGATATGGAGGTTTCCTCCGGCGCCCAGGCCAAAGCTGCCCCCACGCGTCCGGAGCTTGAGACAGACGACATCAAATTCGGCTATTGCACCGAATTTATCATCAATACGGAAAAGCCCTTTGATGAAAAAGAAGAACAGAAATTCAAAGGGTATCTGGAGTCCATCGGCGATTCCATCGTCGTGGTTTCCGATGAGGACGTGGTAAAAGTCCATGTCCACACCAACCACCCGGGCCTTGCCTTTGAAAAAGCGCTGACCTACGGCTCCCTTTCCAGGATGAAAATCGACAACATGCGGGAAGAGCATAACGAGCGCCTGAATTTGAGCGGAGAAAAGGCAAAACCGCAGGAGACGAAGGAAGAGCCCAGGAAGAAATACGGCTTCATCGCCGTTTCCATCGGCGACGGCCTTGGTGAGATTTTCCGCGGCATCGGCGCCGACTACCTGATTGAAGGCGGCCAGACCATGAACCCGAGCACCGAGGACATGTTGAATGCCATCGACCAGGTGAACGCAGATGTGATTTACATCCTGCCGAACAATAAAAACATCATCCTGGCGGCCGAGCAGGCAAAGAGCCTTGTGGAGGACAAGCAGATTTTCGTTGTCCCGTCCAGGACTGTGCCCCAGGGGATTGCTGCCTTAATCAATTTCCTTCCCGACGCAGAGCCGGAAGAAAACATGGAAGCCATGGCGGAAGAAATGAGGCGCGTCCGCACCGGCCAGATCACGTATGCAGTCCGGACGACCACCATCGACGGTATGGAGATCCACGAGGGCGACATCATGGGCATCGGCGATTCCGGCATGCTGGCAGTGGGAACGTCCGTGGACGAAACGGCCATGGATACCTTAAAGAAGCTGGCAGAAGAAGACTCCGAACTCATCAGCATCTATTTCGGAGAGGACGTAAAGGAAGAGGAGGCCGAAGCGTTTGCAGAGCGGGTCCGGGAGGCATTCCCTGCCTGTGAAGTGGAAGTAAACGACGGCGGCCAGCCGATCTACTACTATTTAATGTCTGTGGAATAA
- a CDS encoding Asp23/Gls24 family envelope stress response protein yields the protein MKGCINNKMGQIQIDTDVIAFYAGTTAVECFGIVGMAAVSMKDGLVRLLKRESLTHGITVTVSEDNAISIDFHVIVSYGVSILTVADNLIENVKYKVEELTGMPVEKINIFVEGVRVID from the coding sequence ATGAAGGGATGCATTAACAATAAAATGGGGCAGATTCAGATTGACACCGATGTAATCGCTTTTTATGCGGGGACGACGGCGGTGGAATGCTTCGGAATTGTCGGCATGGCGGCCGTCAGCATGAAGGACGGGCTCGTCAGGCTCTTAAAGCGCGAAAGCCTGACCCATGGAATTACCGTGACGGTAAGCGAAGACAATGCCATCAGCATTGATTTTCACGTGATCGTCTCCTACGGCGTCAGCATTTTAACGGTTGCCGACAACCTGATTGAAAACGTAAAATACAAAGTAGAAGAATTAACTGGAATGCCGGTGGAGAAAATCAACATCTTCGTCGAAGGCGTGAGAGTGATAGATTAA
- the rpmB gene encoding 50S ribosomal protein L28 has protein sequence MAKCAICEKAAHFGNGVSHSHRRSNRIWNANVKSVRVKVNGGAKKMYVCTSCLRSGLVERA, from the coding sequence ATGGCAAAATGCGCTATTTGTGAAAAAGCTGCTCACTTTGGTAATGGAGTAAGCCATTCCCATAGAAGATCCAACAGAATCTGGAACGCAAACGTGAAATCTGTAAGGGTTAAGGTAAACGGCGGAGCAAAGAAGATGTATGTATGTACATCCTGCTTAAGATCCGGTCTCGTAGAAAGAGCATAA
- a CDS encoding GerW family sporulation protein, whose amino-acid sequence MAENQFPSTVEALFKGMDHFVTTKTVVGEAVKIDDTIILPLVDVTCGMAAGSFAQSAKTNAGGGMSAKMSPSAVLVIQNGVTRLVNIKHQDAVTKVIDMVPDLVNRFVGGNDISPKAMAKAEDMAEELGKENE is encoded by the coding sequence ATGGCAGAAAATCAGTTCCCATCTACGGTGGAGGCGCTGTTTAAAGGGATGGATCATTTTGTGACGACGAAAACCGTGGTGGGAGAGGCCGTGAAAATCGACGACACCATCATCCTGCCGCTGGTGGACGTCACCTGCGGGATGGCGGCCGGCTCCTTTGCCCAGAGCGCCAAAACCAACGCCGGAGGCGGCATGAGCGCGAAAATGAGCCCCAGTGCCGTGCTGGTGATCCAGAACGGCGTCACAAGGCTCGTGAACATCAAGCATCAGGACGCTGTCACCAAGGTCATCGACATGGTGCCGGATCTGGTGAACCGTTTTGTGGGCGGAAACGACATCTCCCCGAAGGCCATGGCGAAAGCAGAGGACATGGCGGAAGAGCTCGGGAAAGAAAACGAATAG
- a CDS encoding nicotinamide-nucleotide amidohydrolase family protein, giving the protein MVKTDKGYLQMYKIFGKSETEIKERLAGLLECRGGLSVTVRRRAKEVQVLLETEETDEETAKQYIKPAGKAVKKALGDMIYSSKENEAMEEAVYRLLAKYGLTAATAESCTGGLTAAKLVNVPGASEVFHAGFITYSNKAKRKFLGVNKATLKKYGAVSKKTAQEMAEGGAAAAEADACVAITGIAGPDGGTEEKPVGLVYVACCLKNDTVVEECHFRGTRSEIREQSAMYALDLLRRTILKNYR; this is encoded by the coding sequence ATGGTTAAGACGGATAAAGGATATCTTCAGATGTATAAGATCTTCGGGAAAAGCGAGACGGAGATCAAGGAACGGCTGGCCGGGCTTTTGGAGTGCAGAGGCGGGCTTTCCGTGACGGTGCGGAGACGCGCAAAGGAAGTCCAGGTTCTCCTTGAGACGGAAGAGACCGACGAGGAGACGGCAAAGCAGTATATCAAGCCTGCCGGAAAGGCCGTCAAAAAGGCTCTCGGCGACATGATCTATTCGTCGAAGGAAAACGAGGCCATGGAGGAAGCCGTGTACCGGCTGCTGGCAAAATACGGCCTGACGGCGGCCACGGCTGAGTCCTGTACCGGCGGCCTGACGGCTGCAAAGCTCGTCAACGTGCCGGGCGCATCGGAGGTCTTCCATGCCGGCTTTATTACCTATTCCAACAAGGCAAAAAGGAAGTTCCTTGGCGTAAACAAGGCGACCTTAAAGAAATACGGCGCTGTCAGCAAAAAGACGGCCCAGGAGATGGCCGAGGGCGGCGCGGCTGCCGCTGAGGCGGATGCCTGCGTGGCAATCACCGGGATTGCCGGCCCAGACGGCGGCACCGAGGAAAAACCGGTGGGGCTTGTCTATGTGGCATGCTGCCTGAAAAACGACACGGTCGTGGAAGAGTGCCATTTCCGCGGGACGAGAAGCGAGATCCGAGAGCAGTCCGCCATGTACGCGCTGGATCTTCTGCGGCGCACGATTCTTAAAAATTACCGGTAG
- the pgsA gene encoding CDP-diacylglycerol--glycerol-3-phosphate 3-phosphatidyltransferase: MNLPNKLTILRVIMIPFFVAFLMLENGANTTYRYIAAALFIIASLTDLLDGKIARKYNLVTNFGKFMDPLADKLLVCSALICMIELGQLPAWMVIIIISREFIISGFRLVASDNGVVIAASYWGKFKTTFQMIGVVLLILNIPALSMVTDIVIWIAVALTVISLVDYIVKNAGVLKEGKM, from the coding sequence ATGAATTTACCGAATAAGCTTACGATTCTCCGCGTGATTATGATCCCGTTTTTCGTGGCGTTCCTGATGCTTGAAAACGGGGCCAACACCACGTACCGCTATATTGCGGCGGCGCTTTTCATCATTGCGAGCCTGACCGACCTTTTAGACGGAAAGATTGCAAGGAAATACAACCTTGTCACGAACTTTGGAAAATTTATGGATCCGCTGGCGGACAAGCTCCTTGTCTGCTCGGCGTTAATCTGCATGATTGAGCTGGGACAGCTCCCGGCCTGGATGGTGATTATCATCATCAGCCGCGAATTCATCATCAGCGGCTTCCGCCTGGTGGCGTCTGACAACGGCGTCGTGATTGCGGCAAGCTACTGGGGGAAGTTTAAGACCACCTTCCAGATGATCGGCGTTGTGCTTCTGATCCTCAACATTCCGGCACTTTCCATGGTGACGGATATTGTGATCTGGATCGCCGTGGCGCTGACCGTCATTTCCCTGGTGGACTATATCGTGAAAAACGCAGGCGTTCTGAAAGAAGGGAAAATGTGA
- the rimO gene encoding 30S ribosomal protein S12 methylthiotransferase RimO has product MNLLFISLGCDKNLVDTEKMLGLLGKEGYAFVDDENEADVIVINTCCFIGDAKEESVNTILEMARLKETGRLKALIVTGCLAQRYKEEITTEIPEVDAVLGTTSYEAVAQAVKEALGGHHTAIFKSIDEPVGETTDRLVTTGGHYAFLKIAEGCDKRCTYCIIPYLRGKYRSVPVEQLVKEAGELAEKGVKELILVAQETTVYGKDLYGKKMLPELLHRLAGIPGIQWIRLQYCYPEEITPELIEAIKTEEKVCHYLDIPIQHASDAVLKRMGRRTSNAEIRGLIETLRKEIPDIALRTTMISGFPGETEDDHQTLLDFVYDMEFDRLGVFAYSPEEDTPAYGFPDQVPEELKEERRDEIMELQQDIAFEKSARMKGRVLEVMIEGKVADENAYVGRTYMDSPGVDGLIFVNTELPLMSGDFVRVRVTGSADYDLIGEVEHEFTE; this is encoded by the coding sequence ATGAATTTGCTTTTCATATCACTGGGGTGCGACAAAAACCTGGTGGATACGGAAAAAATGCTCGGCCTTCTCGGAAAAGAGGGCTATGCCTTCGTGGACGATGAAAACGAAGCTGACGTGATCGTCATCAATACCTGCTGTTTCATCGGCGACGCAAAGGAGGAAAGCGTCAATACGATTCTGGAAATGGCGCGGTTAAAGGAAACCGGCCGTTTAAAGGCACTGATTGTCACCGGCTGCCTGGCGCAGAGATATAAAGAGGAGATCACCACAGAAATCCCGGAAGTGGACGCTGTCCTTGGGACAACCTCCTATGAGGCCGTGGCCCAAGCCGTAAAAGAGGCATTGGGCGGCCATCACACAGCGATTTTTAAGAGCATCGACGAGCCGGTGGGAGAGACGACGGACCGGCTTGTAACCACCGGCGGCCACTACGCATTTTTAAAGATTGCCGAAGGCTGCGATAAACGCTGTACCTACTGCATCATCCCGTACCTGCGCGGCAAATACCGGAGCGTCCCCGTGGAACAGCTCGTAAAAGAGGCCGGTGAGCTGGCTGAAAAAGGCGTGAAGGAGCTGATCCTCGTGGCCCAGGAGACCACGGTTTACGGAAAAGACTTATACGGGAAAAAGATGCTTCCGGAGCTTTTGCACCGTCTGGCAGGAATTCCCGGCATCCAGTGGATCCGTCTCCAGTACTGCTATCCGGAGGAGATCACGCCGGAGCTCATTGAGGCCATAAAAACCGAGGAAAAGGTCTGTCACTATCTGGATATCCCGATCCAGCATGCCAGCGACGCCGTCCTAAAGCGGATGGGGCGCCGCACAAGCAATGCAGAGATCCGAGGGTTAATCGAGACACTCAGAAAGGAAATCCCGGACATCGCCCTGCGCACGACGATGATTTCCGGCTTCCCCGGCGAAACCGAGGACGACCACCAGACGCTTCTGGATTTCGTCTATGACATGGAATTTGACCGCCTTGGCGTCTTCGCCTACTCCCCGGAGGAGGACACGCCGGCTTACGGCTTCCCGGATCAGGTGCCGGAAGAGTTAAAAGAGGAGCGGCGCGATGAAATCATGGAGCTCCAGCAGGACATTGCCTTTGAAAAGTCCGCCCGGATGAAGGGGCGCGTGCTGGAGGTGATGATCGAGGGGAAGGTGGCAGACGAAAACGCCTACGTGGGGCGCACCTACATGGACAGCCCCGGCGTGGACGGCCTGATTTTCGTCAACACGGAGCTTCCCCTGATGTCGGGGGACTTTGTCCGTGTCCGCGTGACCGGCTCTGCCGATTATGATCTGATTGGGGAGGTAGAACATGAATTTACCGAATAA
- a CDS encoding DNA-directed RNA polymerase subunit omega, with amino-acid sequence MLRPSYSDLIDAVNSAVEPGEEPVVQSRYSIVIAAAKRARQLIDGDEPMVAGAAGKKPLSVAVEELYEQKVTIANDEAPAEEENEVSE; translated from the coding sequence ATGTTACGTCCATCTTATTCTGATCTGATTGATGCAGTAAACAGCGCTGTGGAGCCGGGTGAAGAGCCGGTGGTTCAGAGCCGTTATTCCATCGTAATTGCCGCCGCAAAGCGGGCAAGACAGCTCATCGACGGCGACGAGCCGATGGTGGCCGGCGCTGCCGGAAAAAAGCCGCTTTCTGTTGCAGTGGAGGAGCTTTACGAACAGAAGGTCACGATTGCAAATGACGAGGCGCCTGCCGAAGAGGAAAACGAAGTCAGCGAATAA
- the gmk gene encoding guanylate kinase: MKKQGVLAVVSGFSGAGKGTVMKALLEKYDNYALSISATTRDPRPGEENGREYFFVSEETFLSMIEHDELIEHARYVNHYYGTPRAYVEEKMAEGKDVILEIEIQGALKIKEKFPDALLIFIVPPTAKELENRLTGRGTETKEVIEKRLKRAKEESDGMDSYDYILVNDEVEACVETLHGLIQSQHLRVSGNRELIARMKAELKELCPGE; this comes from the coding sequence ATGAAAAAACAGGGAGTTCTGGCGGTTGTGTCGGGGTTTTCCGGCGCCGGCAAGGGAACCGTCATGAAGGCACTGCTTGAAAAATACGACAATTACGCCCTTTCCATTTCCGCGACCACGCGGGATCCGAGACCGGGCGAGGAAAACGGCAGGGAGTATTTCTTTGTATCGGAAGAAACCTTCCTGTCCATGATTGAACATGACGAGCTCATCGAGCATGCCCGCTATGTGAACCACTATTACGGGACGCCGCGGGCGTATGTGGAAGAAAAAATGGCCGAGGGAAAAGACGTGATCCTGGAAATTGAAATCCAGGGCGCCTTAAAGATCAAGGAAAAATTCCCCGATGCCCTTCTGATTTTCATCGTCCCGCCGACGGCAAAAGAGCTGGAAAACAGGCTCACGGGCCGCGGAACCGAGACGAAGGAGGTCATCGAAAAACGGCTTAAGAGGGCAAAAGAAGAGTCCGATGGAATGGATTCTTATGATTATATTCTTGTAAACGATGAGGTGGAGGCCTGCGTGGAAACGCTTCACGGCCTGATCCAGTCGCAGCATCTGCGGGTTTCCGGAAACCGGGAGCTGATTGCGCGGATGAAGGCGGAGCTTAAGGAGCTCTGCCCGGGGGAATAG